The genomic stretch CGCCTTGGCGAATTCGGCTGCGCCGTTGACCTCGGTCTTGCCGTGCCCGCCGGTCGCGACGATCGACGACCCTGCGGTATGGATGCGGGGCCCCGCGAACATCCCCGAATCGATCGCGCGCTTGACCGTGAAGTCGACCCCCGCGTCTGACCCGGTCAGCCGGATCGTGGTGACCCCCGAAAGCAGCGATTTCTGCGCGTTGTCGAGCGTGCGGAGCGCCATCGAATCCGCAGTCTCGCCATAGATCCGCGCGGCCCCCGGGAGGTTCAGCGCGAGATGGACGTGCATGTTCATCAGCCCGGGAATCAGCCATTTGCCCTGCATCGGCACGACCGTCGCGTCGGTGGGCACCGGGGTAGTCGCGCGTGGCCCGATCGCCTTGATCCGCTCCCCCTCCACCAGCACTACCGCATCAAGCAATGGCGCCTTGCCGGCAAGATCGGCGACATTGCCGCCGACCAGCGCCACGACCTGTGCGCACGCCGGGACAGAGCCCAGCACCGCGACGCTCGCTGCAACGGCGACCAGGAGTTTCCGCATCGTCTTGTTCCTTTCGGCCCGCATCAGCGCGCGACCGGTTCAGGATGCGCGTCGTCGCGATAAATCGCCCCGCCCTTCATCACGAAGTCGAGCGTGCGCAGCGCGGCAATATCGCGGGTCGGATCGGCCGAAACGGCAACGATATCGGCATATTGGCCGGGAACGATCCGCCCGACCTCCTTGTCGAGTCCCAGCATCCGCGCGGGCTGGATCGTCGCGGCCTGAAGCGCCTGGAGCGGCGTCATCCCGGCCTTCACGTACAGTTCGGCCTCGGCGACGGTCGCGGTGGTGCCGCCATTGGGTTCGAACGGGAACTGGTCGGTGCCGAGCGCGACGTTGATCCCCATGCGGATCGCCTTTTGTAGCATCGCCCAATGGTCCTTGCCGGTCGAGGCGACGCGCTCCAGATACCAGTCGGGCGAGCCGATCTTGCGATAGAATTCATATGCGCCGGGCTGGCTGACGACGATCGTCGGGACGAGCCACACGCCCTGCGCCTTCATCTTGGACAGCACCTCGTCATTGAGGTGATAGCCATGTTCGAAACAGTCGATCCCGAATTTCAGCGCCTGGAGCGCCGCTTCGGACGAGCCGTTATGCGCGGTGACCTTCACGCCGTTGCGGTGCGCGACTTCGATGATGGTCGACAACTCGGCATCAGTCATCGGGGCGGCGGAGATGCTGCCATGCGAATCCGAGATGCCGCCGGATATCGCGATCTTGATCCAGGTCGCGCCGCGCTTGATCTGTTCGCGCGCCACCTTGCTGAACTCGGCGGGGCCATCGGCCTCCAGCGAGCCGTGCCCGCCGGTCGGCACGATCAGCTCGCCGGCGGATTCGATCCGCGGCCCGATCGCCTGCCCGCGCGCGATTGCACGCTTGAGCATGAAGTCGATGCCGTGATCCTCGGCGGTGAGGCGCACCGTTGTTACCCCGGCGAGCAGGCTGCGGCGCGCATTGTCGGCCATGCGCAGCGCTTCCTCGCCATCGGTTTCGTTGACGAGTTCCGCACCCGCGGCGCCCGGCAGCTTGAGTCCGAAATGGACGTGCATGTTCATCAGCCCGGGGAGCAGCCATTTGCCCTGCATCGGCACGACTCGTGCGCCCGCGGGCACCGCGACCGAGGCCGACGGGCCGACCTGGAGGATTCGCTCGCCCTGCACCAGCACGACGGCATCGCGAATCGGTGCGCCGCCGTCGATCGCCACCACCGTCGCGCCGACCAACGCCGTTACCGGCGGCACCGCCTGCGCCAGCGCCGCAGGTGTCGCGACCATCGCCGCAACTGCCGATAGCGCGGCGCGCCAGCCCGAAACTCTCATAATTGCCTCCCGGAAAACCGTAGCTGGAGACTGCGGCATGCAGCGCGGAAAACAATGTGCAAAGTGCCGCAACTTCATTGCGCAAAATGCAACGCAAACCACAAAAGCTTTCACTCCGAGCAAACAAGACGCCCGGAAAATGGCGGTTTACCGTGGTTCTACCCCCTGAACGGGCATTTTGACGGCGCGTGCGCGGGTGGTTGCATTCTTGCCGCATCGCGACACGATTGCGCCTCGCCGATCTGGGGAGCGATTAGTGCCACACGACATTCTATCGGGGTTCACCCGCCGCCGGACGCTGGGGATGCTGGCAGCCACGGCGCTGACTCCGCTGGCGGCGACGGCGCGCGGCATCGATCCGGGGCAGGCGCTGCGCGCGCTGCTCGATCGGAGCGAGGCCGCGGACGCCGCGCTCGACCCGCTGCGCGCGGCGCGCATCGGCACCGGGCCGGGCGGTCCGCTGTTCGTCGATCCGCTCGGCGACGACTATGCCCGCAGCTTGCACGCCAACAAGCGGAGCGATCTCGACGCGCTCGCCGCGATCGATCGCGGCGCGCTCGGCGCTGTCGACCGGATCGCCTATGACGTTTTCGACTATCGCACCCGCCAAACCCTGGCGCTGTTCGATAGCGGGCTGTTCGAAGTGCAATTGCGTGCGCCGCTCAATCCCTCGTTCGGGTTGCATGTCGAATTTCCCGATTTCCTGTCGGGCGGGAGCAGCCGATATGCCAGCGCATCCGATTACGCCGATGCGCTGACGCGGATCGAAGGGTTTGTCGGCTATCTGGACAGCGTCGTGGCGCGGCTGAAACAGGGGCTGGCCGAGGGCTATGTCCAGCCTTGGGTCCTGGTCACCAACGTGTTGGCCCAGCTTGACGCGATGCTCGCCCTGCCGATCGAGGACAGCCCGTTCTGGTCGGGGATCAAGCGGATGCCCGCGGCGATCCCGCCCGCCGAGCAGGCGCGGATCACCGCGGCGTTCCGCGCTGCGATCACGGGCAAGGTCATGCCGGCCTATCGCGCATGGGCAGTCTATCTCCGCGAAACCTATCTGCCGCGTGCTACCGAGGCGCCCGGGCTATGGGCGATGAAGGACGGGGCGGCGCTCTACGCCTGGGACTTGGCCCGGCATACCACCACCCAACGCTCCGCCGACGACATCCACGCGCTAGGCCTTGCCGAAGTCGCCCGCATACGCGGCGAGATGGAGGGGGTGCGCGCCAAGGTCGGATTTCAGGGCGATCTCAAGGCGTTCTTCGAACATATTCGGACGGACCCGCAATATTATTGCAAGACCCCGGCCGAACTGCTCGCGCGGTTCAAGGCGATCGAGGCGAAGATCTGGCCTGGCATTCCCCGCCTGTTCCACGATCGCCCCAAGGCGCCGTTCGAAGTCCGCCCCCTGCCCGCGCTCGGCGACCAGCGCGGCACCGGCTATTACCGCCCCGGTCCGCCCGACGGAGTGTCGCCGGGCATCCTCTATTTCAACATGTCGATGCTCGGCACGCGTCCGATCCCGACGCTGGAGACGCTGACGCTGCACGAGGGGATTCCCGGGCATCATTTCCAGCTCACGCTGGCGATCGAAAACGCCGATCTGCCGCCGTTGCTGCGCCACGGCCAGGCCACTGCCTATACCGAAGGCTGGGGCCTGTACGCCGAGTCGCTCGGCCCGGAGCTGGGGATGTTCGGCGATCCGATGCAGTGGTTCGGGCATCTCGACATGGAGATGCTGCGCGCGGTGCGTCTCGTCGTCGATACCGGGCTCCACGCCCTGCGCTGGAGCCGGCAGGCGGCGATCGACTATATGCTCGCCAACACGTCGATGGCGCCGCGCGACGTCGCGGTCGAGATCGATCGCTATATTGCCTATCCGGGCCAGGCCTGTGCGTACAAGATCGGCGAGCGCATGTTCCGCCAGCTTCGCGAAGACGCCGCCAAGGCGCTGGGCTCCGGCTTCGACGTTCGCGACTATCATCACCAGGTGCTCGCCACCGGGGCATTGCCGATGGACGTGCTGGAGGCGAAGATCCGCGCCTGGATCGCATCCGGCGGCGGTCGATAATGAATTTAATTTCAGTACTTCAAGGATTTGCTTGTGATATCCGATATCGAGCCTGAACCTCGGCGCCGCCCGCATCGCTGGCTGCTTCTCATCCCGTTCCTGTGGCAGGTCGCGATGATCCCGGTGGTCAACGACGTTGCGTGGCGGCCATTGTCGCTGCCCTTTCCCATGGCGTGGCAGATGGTGGGGATCGTCGTGGCCTCGATCGTCATCGCGATCGTCTATGCGATCGACCGCCGCCATCCCGAGTTCGCCGCCGATGCGGACACGCTCCCCGGATCGGGAGCCGGGCATTGATCCTCGCGCTTACGCTCGCGGTCGTGTTCGCCACCATGGCGGGCGCGATCCTCTCCGCCCGGCGCCAGGCCAAGGCGCGCACGCTCACCGAATGGGCCGTTGGCGGCCGCAAGTTCGGGGTGCTGATCTTCTGGTTCCTCAACGCGGGTGAGATCTACACTACCTTCGCGGTGCTGGGCATTTCGGGCTTTGCCTGGGCGCATGGCGCGCCCGCCTATCTGGCGCTCACCTCGGTCTCGCTGTCGGCGGCGCTCGGTTATTGGCTGATGCCGCTGATCTGGAATGCGGGGCGCCGCTACGGACTCGTGACGCAGGCGGACTTTTTCGCGGCGCATTACCAGGCGACCTGGCTCGGCGTCGTCGTCGGGCTGGCGGGGATCGCCGCGCTCATCGTCTATGTGCAAATCCAGATCGTGGCGCTCAGCCTGATCGTGCGGATGACGCTCGGCACCGACGTCTCGATCACCATGGCCGCGATCATCGCGGCGGTGGTGATGCTGAGCTTCGTCTATTTCGCCGGGCTGCGCTCCGCCGCCTTCGCCGCGGGCGTGAAAGACGTGCTGATGGTGGTGATCGTCATCACGCTCTGCGCCACCGTCGCATCGAAGGTCGGCGCGACGTCGATGCTCGACGTCTATGCGCTCGCCCAGGACAGTTTCCCCGGCATCGGACGGCTCCCCGGGCTCCAGCCCGAGGCCGGGCTCAGCACCGTCTGGCTGATGACGTCGGCGCTCAACGTCGCGCTGGGCAACTGGATACTGCCGCATCTGTTCCAGCTCTGCTTCTCGGCGGGGAGCGAGGCCACGATCCGGCGCAACGCGATCTGGCAGCCGCTTTACTCGCTTTCCTATTTCTTCATCCTGCTGCTCGGCTTCGCCGCGCTGCTCGCAGGGACCCAGCCGGCGGGAGGCGACACCAACGCGGTGCTGCTCCAGTTCGTCGCGGATCGCTATCCGGCCTGGGCGGTCGGCATCTTCGCGGGAACGGCGTGCCTGCTCGCGCTCGTGCCCGGATCGGTGCTGCTGCTCACCGCAGGATCGATCTTCAGCCGGAACGTGCTGTTGCCGCTGCGCCCCGGCCTGTCGGATCGCGCGACGCTGCTCGCCTCGCGGCTTTCGATGATCGCGTTCGCGACGGTTGCCGTCTGGCTCACCTTGGGCGGGTCGAAGTCGCTCGTCGAGATCGGGCTGTCGGCCTATGCCGCGATCGGGATGCTGGCGCCGGGGGTGTATTTCGCCTTCATCTGGAAACGCGCGCACGCGATCGGCGTCTTCGCCGGGCTGGTCGCGGGCTATCTGGCGCTGCTGCTGCCCGCCGCGCAGGCCCTGTGGGGGGCGCTGCTTCCCGGATGGGAGCCGGGGCTGATCGCGATGGCGATCAACGCCGCCGTCGCCGCCGCCGTCTCGATCGCCTGGCCCCGTCCGGCGGCGCGCGCGGTGGCGCCGGCCTAGCTCCAGCTCTTCAGCTTGGCCTCCAGCACGGCAAGCAGCCGTGCCGGTGCGCCCTCCAGCTGGCGGCCCAGCCGGTGGATCAGGCTGACGGTGCTATGTTCGATGGCCTCGTCGCGCAGCGGGCGCGCGACGAGGCTGCCTTCCTCCAGCTCGGCGAGCGCCGAGATCCGCGGAAGCACCGTAACCGCCCGCCCCGCCTTGGCAATCTCGCGCATCATCTGGAGCGAGTTGGTCACCAGCCGCGGCTCCAGCCACACCTGGCTGCGTTTCTGGGCGTCGTTGAGCGCGGTGCGGATGCGGAAGCCCTGCGGCGGCATGCACAGCTCGTGCGGCTTGAGATCGGCGATGGTCAGAGTTTCCATCGCAGCCGCCGGATGATCGGGCGCACACAACACCATCAGCGGCTGCGCAACGGCGCAGCGCGTGCGGATCTTGGGTTCGCTGGTGGTGTGCAGGATCATGCCGATATGGGCTTCGTCCTCCAGCACCATGCGGATACCCTCCGAGCTCGAACAACTCGTCACGGTGATTGCGATTCCCGGATTGCGCGCCTGGAACTGGACGATCAGCTCGGTAAAGGGCGGGCCGAAGAACCCTTCCCCGATCGCCAGATCGATCCGCCCGGTCTTGACCTCGCGCAGTTCCTGGATCTGGTTGAGCAGCGCCTCGCGGTCCGCGAGCTGGTTGCGATGATATTCGAAGGCGAGCTGCCCCGCCTCGGTCAGCCGGATCGAACGCCTGCCGCGCTCGATCAGTGCGATCCCCAATTCAGCCTCCAACTGGGCGATCTGGCGGCTGATCGATGATACCGCTACCCCGATCTTGTCGCTCGCCAGCCGCATCGATCCCAGACTGGCCGCTTCGTAAAAATAATAGAGCGCGCTGTCCCACATATCCCGGGTTCCTCATAAACTATGCTGATCATGCAGAGCCTTGCGTGGGACGCAACGATATTCGTGTTTCGTTGCCCTTGCCGCGACGTCCCTTTGGCGTAATTCCGATTGGCGGGTCCGGATCAACCGGACCGAGGGGGACAATGCATTGACGACCAAGCGATCGCGGACGGACTGGCAAGGCTATATCCCCGCCATCACCACTCCTTTCGACGCGGAAGGCGCGCTCGATTTCGCGGCGCTGGGCAGTTTGCTCGAATGGCTGCACGGCGAAGGCATGCACGGGTTGCTGCTCGCCGGGACGACCGGCGAATGGCCGAGCATGTCCAATGCCGAGCGCTGCGCGCTGTTCAGCGCCGCGGGCGCCCAGCTTCGCGGCAAGCTGCCGCTGCTCGCGGGCTGCACCGCCTTCACCGCGCGCGAGGTGATCGCGCTCGCCGATCATGCCGCGGACAGCGGATTTGACGGGATCGTCGTCACCCCCCCGCCCTATTACCGGCCGTCCGCGGACGAGATTTGCGGCTTCTACGCCGACATATCCGCGGAGAGCCGCCTGCCGATCTGCGTGTACAACTGGCCGCCCGGCACCGGGATCGACATGCCGCTCGCCCTGCTGGAGCGAATCGCCGATCTCGACAATGTCGTCGCGATCAAACAGTCGACCAGCGACCTGCGCCGTTTCGTCGCAACCTTCTTTGCGCTGAACGACAAGGTCCGCATCTTCGGCCATTCGATGGACGAACATGGCCTGGCGCTGCTTCAGGCGCGCGGCGGCGACGGGACGGTGGGCGCGGGCGCGGTGCTCGGGCGCACGCATCCGGATTTCTACAACAAACTTTGGGCCGGCGACATCGACGGCGCGCGCGAATGCGGGCGGCTGGATCGCGCGATCCTCGACGATTGGTACACGCCGGAACTGGTGGGTCGTTTCGGATCGGGACCGGCGGTGCTGAAGGCCGCGCTGAACGCGCAGGGGCTGCCCGGCGGCTTTGTCCGCAGGCCATTGCGCGACGTAGCGCCCGAGGATGCGGAGCGAATCCGGGAGACTTTGGTAAAGCTCGGGCGCATCTAGGGCGCCATGGAACGCGCGGACGTGGCGATCATCGGCGGTGGGCTGATCGGGTGCGCCACGGCGTGGCGCCTCGCGCAGGCGGGTGCGTCGGTGGCGCTGTTCGAGGCGGGCGAACTCAATGCCGGCGCGTCGGGGCAGAATGCCGGATCGCTCCATTTCCAGATCGAGCGTCGCTTTCTCGAAGGCAGCGAGTCGCTCACCGGCGAGGCGGCGTGCATCGTCGCGCTAAGCCGGCTCGCAGTCGAGGACTGGCGCGGGATCGAGGATGCGCTGGGCGTCGACCTCCATGTGTCGATGCGCGGCGGGCTGATGGTCGCCGAGACGGCGGGCGAAGTCGCGCTTCTGGAGCGCAAGGCGGCGGTCGAGGCGCAGCAGGGGCTGTCGGTCGAGACGCTGGACGGTGACGCCGCCCGGAGCATCGCGCCCTATCTCTCCCCCGCGATCCTCGCCGCCAATTTTTCGCGCGACGAGGGGCATTCCGATCCGCGCATCCTGACCCCTGCGCTCGCCGCCGCGGCGCAGGCCGCGGGCGCGACGGTGCGCAGCCGGACGCGGGTGGAGCGGATTACGCGCGAACAGGGCCGCTTCACGCTCCAGGGCGAAGGCTGGACGCTTGCCGCGGACCGCACGCTGGTCGCGGCGGGGGCGTGGAGCGCCGGGGTGTCGGCGCTCGCCAATTTGCACATGCCGCTCTATCCCGTCCCGCTGATGATGAACGCCACTGCGCGCACGGCGCCGATCGTCCCGCATCTGATCCAGCATGTCGGGCGACGGCTGTCGCTCAAGCAGACGCATTCGGGCAATCTGCTGATCGGCGGAGGCTGGCCGTCGCGACTGGCCCAGGCGCCGGGGGGTGGGTTCGATCTGTCGCGACCAGCCGAGCTGCTCCCCGCCTCGCTTGCGGGCAATCTGCGCGCCGCCGTCGATGTCGTGCCGCGCGTCGCCCGGCTCGACCTGATCCGCAGCTGGACCGGGGTGACTGCGGTGTCGGCGGACCAGTTGCCGATCGTCGGCGAAGTGCCGCGCATGCCGGGCATGTGGGTCGCCGCCGGGGGATCGGCCTTCACGCTCGGGCTCACCTTTGCGCGGCTGCTCGCGGAGTCGATGGCGGGCAAGGTCGCGCCGGAGCTGGCCGTGGTTTCGCCCGCGCGGTTCGAACATCTGAACGGGTTCATGGGATGAGCGCGATCCGCATCGACGACGACGTCCAGCGCGGCACGCCGATCCGCATCCTGGTGGATGGTGCGCCCATTGCGTGCTTCGAGGGCGAGACGATCGCGACGGCGATGCTGGCGGCAGACCGGCTCGCCTTCCGCCAGGACACGCGCGGCGCCGGTCGGGGCATGTTCTGCAACATGGGAAGCTGTTGCGAGTGCATGGTGACGCTGGTCGGCAGCGGTCGACGGGTGCGTGCCTGCCTCGCCGATGCGCGCGACGGGATGGAGGTGTCGACTCGTGGCTGAGGCGCTTTCCTTTGACGTCGCGATCGTCGGTGGTGGCCCCGCCGGTCAGGCGGCGGCGATCCAGTTGGCTGGGCATGGCCTGTCGATCGCCGTGGTCGACGAGCAAGCGCGCCCGGGCGGCCAGATCCTGCGCCAGCCCCCGCGCGCGTTCCGCGTCGCACATTGGCTGGCGGGACGCAGCTATCGCGCGCTGCACGCACAGTTTGCCGCTTTCGAGGCGTTGCCCGTGACCTGGCTGGGCGGGCATTCGGTCCTCGACGCGGCGCCGGGCCGGCTGTTGCTCCACGGACCCGACGGCGCCGTTTCCGTGACTGCGCGTCGCATCCTGATCGCAGCGGGGTGCCAGGATCTGGCGGTTCCCATCCCCGGATGGACGCTGCCGGGAGTCTATTCGGCGGGCGGCGTCCAGGCGATGGTCAAGAGCCAGCAGATCGTGCCGGGCGCGCGGGTGCTGCTCGCGGGAACGCACCCGCTGCAACTCGTGATCGCGGAACAGATCGTGCGCGGTGGCGGCACCGTTGCCGGCGTATTGTTCGCCCAGAGCCGCGCGGCGATGCTCGCCCCGATGCTGCGCGACCCGGCGGCGGCGTTTCGCCGCGCGACTGACCTCCTCGCGGGTCAGGCAGCGCTGGCGACGCTGCGGCGGGCGGGTGTGCCGGTGCGCTACGGCGTCGGGCTCACCGCGTTGCGGGGCAGCGATTGGGTGTCCGAAGCGATCACCACTGACGGCACTATCGCGTGTGACGCAGTCGGGCTCTGCTACGGCTTCGTGCCGCAATCGGGACTGCCGCGCATGCTGGGGGCCGAGGTCGTGCAGGCGGGGCCTGCCGGTGGCTGGCGCTGCGTCCATGACGAGTGGATGCGGACCAGCGTTGCCGGCGTTTTCGCCGCCGGGGAGACGACCGGAGTCGCGGGCGCGGCTGCGGCTGCTGCGGGGGGCGCGCTCGCCGGGATCGGGATCGCCCGCGACCTGGGCAGCCTCGCGCCCGACGCTGCCGAACGCGCTGCCGCCGCGCCACGCCGCGTGCTGGCACGCCACCGGCGGTTCG from Sphingomonas hengshuiensis encodes the following:
- a CDS encoding DUF885 domain-containing protein; this encodes MPHDILSGFTRRRTLGMLAATALTPLAATARGIDPGQALRALLDRSEAADAALDPLRAARIGTGPGGPLFVDPLGDDYARSLHANKRSDLDALAAIDRGALGAVDRIAYDVFDYRTRQTLALFDSGLFEVQLRAPLNPSFGLHVEFPDFLSGGSSRYASASDYADALTRIEGFVGYLDSVVARLKQGLAEGYVQPWVLVTNVLAQLDAMLALPIEDSPFWSGIKRMPAAIPPAEQARITAAFRAAITGKVMPAYRAWAVYLRETYLPRATEAPGLWAMKDGAALYAWDLARHTTTQRSADDIHALGLAEVARIRGEMEGVRAKVGFQGDLKAFFEHIRTDPQYYCKTPAELLARFKAIEAKIWPGIPRLFHDRPKAPFEVRPLPALGDQRGTGYYRPGPPDGVSPGILYFNMSMLGTRPIPTLETLTLHEGIPGHHFQLTLAIENADLPPLLRHGQATAYTEGWGLYAESLGPELGMFGDPMQWFGHLDMEMLRAVRLVVDTGLHALRWSRQAAIDYMLANTSMAPRDVAVEIDRYIAYPGQACAYKIGERMFRQLREDAAKALGSGFDVRDYHHQVLATGALPMDVLEAKIRAWIASGGGR
- a CDS encoding LysR family transcriptional regulator, producing the protein MWDSALYYFYEAASLGSMRLASDKIGVAVSSISRQIAQLEAELGIALIERGRRSIRLTEAGQLAFEYHRNQLADREALLNQIQELREVKTGRIDLAIGEGFFGPPFTELIVQFQARNPGIAITVTSCSSSEGIRMVLEDEAHIGMILHTTSEPKIRTRCAVAQPLMVLCAPDHPAAAMETLTIADLKPHELCMPPQGFRIRTALNDAQKRSQVWLEPRLVTNSLQMMREIAKAGRAVTVLPRISALAELEEGSLVARPLRDEAIEHSTVSLIHRLGRQLEGAPARLLAVLEAKLKSWS
- a CDS encoding dihydrodipicolinate synthase family protein — protein: MTTKRSRTDWQGYIPAITTPFDAEGALDFAALGSLLEWLHGEGMHGLLLAGTTGEWPSMSNAERCALFSAAGAQLRGKLPLLAGCTAFTAREVIALADHAADSGFDGIVVTPPPYYRPSADEICGFYADISAESRLPICVYNWPPGTGIDMPLALLERIADLDNVVAIKQSTSDLRRFVATFFALNDKVRIFGHSMDEHGLALLQARGGDGTVGAGAVLGRTHPDFYNKLWAGDIDGARECGRLDRAILDDWYTPELVGRFGSGPAVLKAALNAQGLPGGFVRRPLRDVAPEDAERIRETLVKLGRI
- a CDS encoding FAD/NAD(P)-dependent oxidoreductase, with protein sequence MAEALSFDVAIVGGGPAGQAAAIQLAGHGLSIAVVDEQARPGGQILRQPPRAFRVAHWLAGRSYRALHAQFAAFEALPVTWLGGHSVLDAAPGRLLLHGPDGAVSVTARRILIAAGCQDLAVPIPGWTLPGVYSAGGVQAMVKSQQIVPGARVLLAGTHPLQLVIAEQIVRGGGTVAGVLFAQSRAAMLAPMLRDPAAAFRRATDLLAGQAALATLRRAGVPVRYGVGLTALRGSDWVSEAITTDGTIACDAVGLCYGFVPQSGLPRMLGAEVVQAGPAGGWRCVHDEWMRTSVAGVFAAGETTGVAGAAAAAAGGALAGIGIARDLGSLAPDAAERAAAAPRRVLARHRRFAALLDAIADPRGHFPALEPETLVCRCEDVPHAALCAEVATGASANAIKRATRCGMGLCQGRNCEPSLLRMIAAPDPGFTARFPARPVTIGDLAGD
- a CDS encoding sodium:solute symporter family protein, with product MILALTLAVVFATMAGAILSARRQAKARTLTEWAVGGRKFGVLIFWFLNAGEIYTTFAVLGISGFAWAHGAPAYLALTSVSLSAALGYWLMPLIWNAGRRYGLVTQADFFAAHYQATWLGVVVGLAGIAALIVYVQIQIVALSLIVRMTLGTDVSITMAAIIAAVVMLSFVYFAGLRSAAFAAGVKDVLMVVIVITLCATVASKVGATSMLDVYALAQDSFPGIGRLPGLQPEAGLSTVWLMTSALNVALGNWILPHLFQLCFSAGSEATIRRNAIWQPLYSLSYFFILLLGFAALLAGTQPAGGDTNAVLLQFVADRYPAWAVGIFAGTACLLALVPGSVLLLTAGSIFSRNVLLPLRPGLSDRATLLASRLSMIAFATVAVWLTLGGSKSLVEIGLSAYAAIGMLAPGVYFAFIWKRAHAIGVFAGLVAGYLALLLPAAQALWGALLPGWEPGLIAMAINAAVAAAVSIAWPRPAARAVAPA
- a CDS encoding NAD(P)/FAD-dependent oxidoreductase, with product MERADVAIIGGGLIGCATAWRLAQAGASVALFEAGELNAGASGQNAGSLHFQIERRFLEGSESLTGEAACIVALSRLAVEDWRGIEDALGVDLHVSMRGGLMVAETAGEVALLERKAAVEAQQGLSVETLDGDAARSIAPYLSPAILAANFSRDEGHSDPRILTPALAAAAQAAGATVRSRTRVERITREQGRFTLQGEGWTLAADRTLVAAGAWSAGVSALANLHMPLYPVPLMMNATARTAPIVPHLIQHVGRRLSLKQTHSGNLLIGGGWPSRLAQAPGGGFDLSRPAELLPASLAGNLRAAVDVVPRVARLDLIRSWTGVTAVSADQLPIVGEVPRMPGMWVAAGGSAFTLGLTFARLLAESMAGKVAPELAVVSPARFEHLNGFMG
- a CDS encoding DUF3311 domain-containing protein; this encodes MISDIEPEPRRRPHRWLLLIPFLWQVAMIPVVNDVAWRPLSLPFPMAWQMVGIVVASIVIAIVYAIDRRHPEFAADADTLPGSGAGH
- a CDS encoding amidohydrolase family protein; amino-acid sequence: MRVSGWRAALSAVAAMVATPAALAQAVPPVTALVGATVVAIDGGAPIRDAVVLVQGERILQVGPSASVAVPAGARVVPMQGKWLLPGLMNMHVHFGLKLPGAAGAELVNETDGEEALRMADNARRSLLAGVTTVRLTAEDHGIDFMLKRAIARGQAIGPRIESAGELIVPTGGHGSLEADGPAEFSKVAREQIKRGATWIKIAISGGISDSHGSISAAPMTDAELSTIIEVAHRNGVKVTAHNGSSEAALQALKFGIDCFEHGYHLNDEVLSKMKAQGVWLVPTIVVSQPGAYEFYRKIGSPDWYLERVASTGKDHWAMLQKAIRMGINVALGTDQFPFEPNGGTTATVAEAELYVKAGMTPLQALQAATIQPARMLGLDKEVGRIVPGQYADIVAVSADPTRDIAALRTLDFVMKGGAIYRDDAHPEPVAR
- a CDS encoding (2Fe-2S)-binding protein — translated: MSAIRIDDDVQRGTPIRILVDGAPIACFEGETIATAMLAADRLAFRQDTRGAGRGMFCNMGSCCECMVTLVGSGRRVRACLADARDGMEVSTRG